A stretch of the Gammaproteobacteria bacterium genome encodes the following:
- a CDS encoding MFS transporter: TTLDHLGDGVHHYSRIRLWGSIGFIAVVVSLGPALDRYGVDWLPVIALTLLALVWLNTLLIGDQQSPLTATATLGDALR; encoded by the coding sequence CCACTACCCTGGACCACCTCGGCGACGGCGTACACCACTACAGTCGAATTCGGCTGTGGGGATCCATCGGTTTCATCGCAGTGGTGGTTTCGCTGGGGCCCGCGCTCGATCGATATGGCGTGGACTGGTTGCCCGTCATCGCGCTGACCTTGCTGGCATTGGTGTGGCTTAACACTCTGCTGATCGGGGATCAGCAGAGTCCGCTCACTGCGACGGCGACCCTGGGTGACGCGTTGCGGTAG